The Coffea arabica cultivar ET-39 chromosome 6e, Coffea Arabica ET-39 HiFi, whole genome shotgun sequence genome contains the following window.
cTTCAAATACCAACGCAAACAAAAACGCAAATCAGTACCACATGTCATAGTTATTAATATTATGTCCAGTGAAATTAATGCTTACTTGAGAActccagaaaaaagaaaaagaaataaagcacCACGGCGCTTAATCAATACGTAAGTCATCGATCTCCACTTACTTTAGAGCAAGTCCCTCTCTATTCCCGCCGTCACCGACGGTTATGTATACAGGACCACAGGGATCGGCCGTGTTATCAAATACTCTTGTCTGCAGTGAAATGATCAAAACCCAGTCAATTATATTCTGTGGTCCGACCACAAACTCAAGCATTGATACTCTGTGGTCCGATAATATATGTGTTATCAAGAAGTAATTAATATATGGAAATTATATAGTAGTATGATTCATGAATGGAAATGAAATGAGGAAGTGATTTGGATCTTACAAAGCGTTCGTAAGCGTGCACGTGTCCGGCAAATACCGCATCCACTCGGGCCTTGTACAGCAGCTCTTCCATGGCCTTTCTCATGCTTTCTCCTTCCCCTTGATGAGCTTCATTAGAGTTGTACCAGGGCGCATGAAGGAGAGCGAAGATCCAAGGCGTGGTCGTCCTATTGACCTTGGCCAGGTCAGCTTCGAGCCACTTGTATTGGTCGGAGTCAGCATCGAAGTCGGTGTAGGATCCCAACATGAGAATGTGTGCCCCGGCGACGTTGAAGGAATAATACAGATTCGACTCGGAGCCGCTTTGTTCGTATGGCATTCGCCATCTTGCATTGTAAGCTCTGAAACCGTGGGGGTATACGATGGGGAAGGTTTCAATTTCGTGGTTTCCTTCTGTTACCATCCATGGCCTCCGACTGGCGTATGGCTCCACCAGCCGTCCGAAGGAGTCCCAGAGTTGCTGGTGGGTGTCGGCGTAGGACAAGTCACCGGGGAGTAAAAATACATCATAATCCCTTGCCCCCACGTGGGATAAGGTGGAGGCTGTCCATTCTGTCTGACCCAGGTCCCCTGTTAAACcacaaccaaaaaataaaaataaaaaaaaattccgatTTACTCCATAATTTTATTCGAGGCATCCAATCCCTTGATAGCCCCACGCCTGTCCAtagccttttttcttttttccacacattacttattgttacttttggagcattaattttttttttttgtttttgcacaTAAAACAAAACATAAATTGCGTATTGTCTGCCTATCCATGTAAGGATGTTTCTTCAGCAGAAAAAGCAGCAGAAAGCATAAAAACGGCAAAAATGCATCAAGCAAAGCGTGAAGACACGGCAAAAGTCCGGCATAGCGCATCATCTCTGGGTTACTTACTTAAGGAAGTAAACTAACCAACCTAACAGCATCTGAAAGAAGTGCACGCAATATATAATGCAAGGGAAAGCGTAAAATTGATTTTTCCAGGATGATAGGCTAAAGAAACCACTGACCCACGATAACAAATTCAATCGGCAAATCCGAGGGAGGTGTCCTGAAGCTAGATTCCGGGCCGGAACCGCCGCACCTGTAGTAATAAGTTGTGCTTGGCTCCAAGGGTCCAATTACGACGTGGTGAATCTCACCTGAGCTATAGAAGAAGTAGTGGTACGAGGTATGGTCACCAGTTGCGGATGCTTCATATGTTCCCGGTGATTTCCCGTATTCCACCGTTGACTTCGTATGCTTGTGAGAAGTAATCCACGATACCCTCACATGATCTACTCCGACCAATGATATATGCACCTAACGTACACATTTCGTACGAAAGAGGAAAGTTTGCACAGCACATTGTCAACTTcagggaagaaaaagaaacagacAAGGAAGCTCTTGAGAGCACATGAATCCAATAAGTTGAAGTCACCTGTTGAGGATCAGATTCTGATCGGGTGTGTGAAGTGAAGATGATCGGCCGGGGAGGGGGACGAGAATATTCCGGTGATGCATGGAGGTGGCGAGGAAAGGATAAAAGAGTTATCAGCGAGAAGAAATGGAGACGTCGTATTGATACTTCCATCATCTAAAATCAGATCAAATGAACGCTAGGAAAAAGAAGGTTTTGTACGGTATGTTATGTGGTATGGATCTGCCATTGGTGGTCcactatatatataaaaaaatgcaTACGAGGAACTACGGATATAGAATTTCGGGAACACAATTTTTTACTAATATTAGATGGATAACACTACTGCGTGAAGTGCATTATGCACTGCTGAGATTCTATCTTTTCTATGCTTGCATCTCATTGGCCTAATTAAAAAGATGTccgctttttccttttttttttttaaaaaaaaaatcaatttctctGACTTTCCCTTATTCTATTGCCCAATGGCCAGTCCTGAACGTGTAAacaccatttttctttctttctttctttaatcTAATGGAGGGGGAAAAGTTCGAAGATTGGCTATGTCGAACTAGCTAGCTGTGAAGCAAGTGTACATGCGTAGACCAACTCATCTGATAATTGGCCATTTTTGTAGTCTACAATAGCTTTAGGGATAATATCGGAAACTTCCTCTTAGATTTATCTTAATATCATCTAGCGTCCCCTCTCCCCAAGTAACAATATTTTTAAAAACCCTAAAGTACCCCTTTTGCTCATTTTGCTAAATAAAAATGCTCATAAATCACTTTCtttgattcaaaataaaatcgTCACCTAAAAAACAATCTCTAATAGTACCACCATAACATAAAACTATAGtcgataaaaatataaatttgaaaaatagaaaagagaTTTGTAAAGAAATACACTAGTACCAATTCAACTTTATATGGTCAAAACTAATTTCTCATgaaccttattttttttttcaatcttttctcAATCCAAGGTCCAAGCCTTTAAATTATACTAAATCACTAtaaaaatcaactcaaaataaacaaagaaaatccCACTGTATTACAGtcgtaaaaagaaaaagaaaaagaaaattcaatttgctatgatttacacaaaaaaaaaccacatagtcatccccaaaaaaaaaaaagagtaagagagaatgttggagaaaggggaaagagaaaaaagtgacttttattttttttttcattaatttttttaacttcatttatttgatatgtgaatTATATATCAAATGAGAGTTAATATAATCATTTTACAATTATCAGgagaggtaagtgatatttttaaaatctcaagaATGCTAAATATCGAAATTTCTAATATTATACGATAGTTTTAATCAGTCTAATATAGTCTTATCGAGAGTTGATAATGCTTTAAGAGgagatttacaaaaaaaaaaaaaaaaaaagctgaacATCCTTAGTTAAGTAGTAGTTGATTTTACTTGATGCCAATCAAAGTAGAAGTGTAAGAAAACTATGGTATGCAGATTATAAATTGAAACGGGCACACATTCCTACCATTCAGATAATCAAAACCCTGAATTATTCTGTGGCGCCCCTTCCCTCAAGCACGCACGCCACTGGTTTTTGGATAAAAGGTTGTACTATTGAGTTTTAGTTCAAAGGCGTGTGGCAATTTTTTATCTTAGGGATTgttgagtttttcaaaaattattaaaatttttcaCCGGAGTTACTATCTTTCATTGACAGTGACCGATTTTGGTAAGGCatcaaaacaagaaaaggaaaagggtgcttttattcttttttgtttggcaTGAAGTTGTCAACGTGGATGAAGTGGCTTTGAGTACGGGAAAAATTCCTATACAACACTATTTTCTCTTTATAGTCAGTCAATCTTCATGTAGTTCAAGCAAAGAGCTTAGGATATTCAACCGCATATACCCCTTAGACAGCACATGCCCCACGTCCTAGAAACTCACACCATTCTTAATTAAATCGCCATCCGTTtcccaaaccaaaaaaaatcacCCATTTACGAGTTTCGACCCGCCTTATGCGGGATATTCTTTAAAAGAGTGCGAATCAATATAGGAATTAGCCACGgctgaattgctattttttttttgaaatatctgtagaaaaatatattataacgaTTTGATACATGTAAAataaaaggtgattgaaaaatgtaataatgaaaaacgtaaaaatgtttctttaaaaaaaattcaatccaaacaattGATTTTCATGTTATCTTTGATGTTTCCCCACTAATTTTGCAttacatagttttttttttccttttggtgtATTATTATTGTGACGCATTTTGCTGCACTGTTTTGGTAATGCAAATAACACTCTACTCTTTCGTACTCGTAAGTTGATCCTTTTAGGCAAACGTGCCCGAAAAAGTTTATGTAGTACGGTAATAACACGACAATTTTCATCTGCTGATTATCAGTTTTCCGTTTAAGAGTATCGTTGATTTTTTATACCACTAGTGTTTTGACCCGTACCATGCACGGgattatatttcaaatcaaaataatattatatatatttatatattatggtacagaataataaatatatatactaaaaattttaaagaagtgatgcttaatattttgaaaaaaaattaatctgtAATGATTTACATGATAAAAGAATTGTTAATGCATTGAAGGAAAGGGTTAAGTTGGATGGTAAGGTGAGAagagttttcttaaaaaaagtcAATTTATCAATACCCGACAAAACGTATTATGTTATACCATCTTTTTTATTGTCAAAAAATCAAAGCTCTAAGCATTATTTGATTCACTCAGGAGCCGTTTGGTTAAAATTCGTCTATCACAATCACTATGAATGTGATTAACTAGTCAATGGTAATGGGTTTTTCACAAAGCCCATAGAGTATTTGGTAATTTTATACTTCAGATATGGATTCTAAGattgttgttgtttttgtttttctaaatttttcttATTCTATTTCCTCTCTTTTGTTATCCTCCTAGATTTAAGTTGGCTTTAGTAGAGTATTATTACAATGAACTTTATGGAGAAGGTGGTGAAAGATATGTGGATAGAGTTCGTAATGCTATTGCTGACTTGTTTGGTGAATATGGAGGTGACCTTGCTCCTTTTTTGAGTTATGTTGGAGATAATATAGGAGAAGGGACTTCTAGTTGTGGTAACAAAAATATAGACgtagaagatgatgatgatgagttGTCTGATTTTGACAAATGGTATCAGCAATCATGTTCTTCTACTATTCTTGCTAGCCAAAAATCTGAATTGCAGTCATACTTGGACGAGCCTGTATTTCCAAGAAAAGATGATTTTGACATACTAGGCTGGTGGAAGGCAAACAGTCCAAAATTCTTAGCAAGATGGCTCGTGATATTCTTGCAATTCCAGCTACTACTGTGGCATCGGAATCAGCATTTAGCGTTGGCGGAAGGGTAATTGATGAGACCCGTGCTGCTTTGCTTCCTGATGTGGTCGAAGCTTTGATAACAACTGGAGATTGGTTacctttgaaaaagaaaagaagtaagtCCTTCatgtttatgtttcttttgttgttttttctttttaaatccaTATTACAAGTTTGTTTGGTTGAGTTACTCTAGAAAGACTAAtctactttctttctttttgttttcttagaaGTATTTGGAGAAGATTTGGGTGATTCTTCTAAAGTTCCCAagttagggtgatgtatttgagtaaggccaatttgatttctttcttacctatttttttttttgtattagttagtaatttgtttacaaatatgtTGTATCCTTgtttttgttgcagaaaattgTGAAACATGAGAGCCATGAAGACTATTGTAATCTACAGGACTTCATTAGTTGGTTGATGTATTTGGAATTTATGTTTGATTGGACTTTTTAGAAATTGTAATTTGTTGGATGTCATATTGGCTTTGTTGCTAATATTGGCTTTATTGAAATTGTAATTTGTTGGATGTTGGACTTTTTAAATCCTTGTGTTTGTTGGATTAGATTATATGAAATAGTTTGCTACATGCTGTTTTCTTCTTGTTCTACGGTAGAACAAGGTTTGCATTCTCAATAGTTTGCAAAAGTTTGCATTCTGTTGAAAAACTACGGTAAAACTACCGTAGAACAGGTTTGCATTCTCAATAGTTTGCATTTTCCAGAAGTTACTTGAACAGATTTTTAACGGGTCTGATTGGCGGGTAGACCCGGCCCGGATTCGGGACCCGTCGGGTACGGGTCCGGTGACAGATTAGAAGACCCGTCGGGTATTCGGGCCGAATCCGGAACTAATCTAGTATaacgggtccgggtccggataTATGCATTCTGGCCCGgtcccggcccgttgacaggcctacccATTTACCACCACATTTTCAACCATCAATGGCGGCAGCCATACGTCGATGGAATTTTCATTACATCATCCTTCTAAGCTTCCACGAGCATTTTTGAAATCGTTTATAGAGGagaatcaattttttttaaccaattAAAGTTGAAGAAAATACTGAACAGCAAGGCGGAATCATTTTGAAAGTGGCCTATTTGGTGGTTAATGACAAAAGTGATAGAAGGGGCTAATGAAACGATAGATTAATAATCATAGATGCCTTCCAAACAATAAGAAGAATCTGTATCATTGAACTTGACATCCAATCCTGTGTCGGACACCCCTTTACCAAACAACAACAATTCATTCATTGGAACAAAGACTAGATCAAATTTGTTTCCGACCATCCCGGCAGCAGCGGCTGCTGTTGTCGATGACGACGAAATTAAATATTACCAAACCAAAAATAGACGAAAACTTCATTTAATCACGTAACGATTTATAATTCCAAATTGTTTGAATTCCAGTATGAG
Protein-coding sequences here:
- the LOC113697606 gene encoding purple acid phosphatase 22, with protein sequence MMEVSIRRLHFFSLITLLSFPRHLHASPEYSRPPPRPIIFTSHTRSESDPQQVHISLVGVDHVRVSWITSHKHTKSTVEYGKSPGTYEASATGDHTSYHYFFYSSGEIHHVVIGPLEPSTTYYYRCGGSGPESSFRTPPSDLPIEFVIVGDLGQTEWTASTLSHVGARDYDVFLLPGDLSYADTHQQLWDSFGRLVEPYASRRPWMVTEGNHEIETFPIVYPHGFRAYNARWRMPYEQSGSESNLYYSFNVAGAHILMLGSYTDFDADSDQYKWLEADLAKVNRTTTPWIFALLHAPWYNSNEAHQGEGESMRKAMEELLYKARVDAVFAGHVHAYERFTRVFDNTADPCGPVYITVGDGGNREGLALKFEKQKPSISVYREASFGHGRLRVYNQTHAHWSWHRNNDSDSFEADRVWLQNIYASATSCTEPTPQSQRDEL